A genome region from Meriones unguiculatus strain TT.TT164.6M chromosome 2, Bangor_MerUng_6.1, whole genome shotgun sequence includes the following:
- the Mgarp gene encoding protein MGARP isoform X1, whose product MYLRRAVSKTLALPRRAPPGPAPLGKDASLRRMSSTKLPGTSGSNMIYYLVVGVTVSAGGYYTYKAFTSKQVRNTERVPAVKKQTQAEPQPLPGEKELVADAGKASSEAGDISEKKAEEISEKEAEKIPEKEAELVDAEAAAGLPEEAPASPVPEDAAGLPEEAPASPVPEDAAGLPEEAPASPVPEAAAGLPEECPSSPVPEAAAGLPEECPASPVPGDASPVPAEGSAGLPEECPASPVPEETAGLPEETPASPVPAEGSAGLPEECPASPAPEDAAGLPEEVPASPVPAEAAVETSSAEPEPKITNACVEETTVADPEPTPERESAALDQADACKEEAANSNQAEGTTGNPSSEESPVIEESRPPLGSEPSAQHESQEETGVTAEAASPQG is encoded by the exons ATGTATCTCCGCAGGGCTGTGTCCAAGACTCTGGCGCTGCCCCGGAGGGCGCCCCCCGGCCCTGCACCGCTAGGGAAGGACG CATCTCTTCGCCGAATGTCATCGACCAAGCTCCCTGGAACTTCTGGCTCCAATATGATTTATTACCTGGTTGTAGGTGTGACAGTCAGTGCTGGTGGATATTAT ACTTACAAGGCTTTCACATCAAAGCAAGTCAGAAATACAGAGCGTGTACCTGCTGTGAAAAAGCAAACCCAAGCAGAGCCACAGCCTCTTCCAG GCGAAAAGGAGCTAGTGGCAGACGCCGGGAAAGCCTCTTCAGAGGCTGGAGACATTTCTGAAAAGAAAGCTGAAGAAATTTCTGAAAAGGAAGCTGAAAAAATTCCTGAAAAGGAAGCTGAATTGGTAGATGCTGAGGCTGCAGCCGGGCTTCCAGAGGAGGCTCCGGCCTCCCCGGTCCCAGAGGACGCAGCCGGGCTTCCAGAGGAGGCTCCGGCCTCCCCAGTCCCAGAGGACGCAGCGGGGCTTCCAGAGGAGGCTCCAGCCTCCCCCGTCCCAGAGGCTGCAGCGGGGCTTCCAGAAGAATGCCCCTCCTCCCCGGTCCCAGAGGCTGCAGCGGGGCTTCCAGAAGAGTGTCCGGCCTCCCCCGTCCCAGGGGATGCCTCCCCGGTCCCTGCCGAGGGCTCAGCGGGGCTTCCAGAAGAGTGTCCGGCCTCCCCGGTCCCAGAGGAAACAGCTGGGCTTCCAGAGGAGACTCCGGCCTCCCCGGTCCCTGCCGAGGGCTCGGCGGGGCTTCCAGAAGAGTGTCCGGCCTCCCCGGCCCCAGAAGATGCAGCTGGGCTTCCAGAAGAGGTTCCGGCCTCCCCGGTCCCTGCCGAGGCTGCGGTGGAGACCTCCAGCGCAGAGCCTGAGCCGAAGATCACCAATGCTTGCGTGGAGGAGACCACCGTGGCTGACCCTGAACCCACTCCGGAGCGGGAGAGCGCAGCGCTGGACCAGGCTGACGCCTGCAAAGAGGAGGCTGCTAACAGCAACCAGGCCGAAGGTACCACTGGGAACCCAAGTTCTGAGGAGAGCCCTGTGATAGAAGAAAGCCGCCCTCCCTTAGGCTCAGAACCCTCTGCCCAGCACGAGTCACAAGAAGAAACCGGAGTCACCGCAGAAGCGGCCTCACCCCAAGGCTGA
- the Mgarp gene encoding protein MGARP isoform X2 gives MSSTKLPGTSGSNMIYYLVVGVTVSAGGYYTYKAFTSKQVRNTERVPAVKKQTQAEPQPLPGEKELVADAGKASSEAGDISEKKAEEISEKEAEKIPEKEAELVDAEAAAGLPEEAPASPVPEDAAGLPEEAPASPVPEDAAGLPEEAPASPVPEAAAGLPEECPSSPVPEAAAGLPEECPASPVPGDASPVPAEGSAGLPEECPASPVPEETAGLPEETPASPVPAEGSAGLPEECPASPAPEDAAGLPEEVPASPVPAEAAVETSSAEPEPKITNACVEETTVADPEPTPERESAALDQADACKEEAANSNQAEGTTGNPSSEESPVIEESRPPLGSEPSAQHESQEETGVTAEAASPQG, from the exons ATGTCATCGACCAAGCTCCCTGGAACTTCTGGCTCCAATATGATTTATTACCTGGTTGTAGGTGTGACAGTCAGTGCTGGTGGATATTAT ACTTACAAGGCTTTCACATCAAAGCAAGTCAGAAATACAGAGCGTGTACCTGCTGTGAAAAAGCAAACCCAAGCAGAGCCACAGCCTCTTCCAG GCGAAAAGGAGCTAGTGGCAGACGCCGGGAAAGCCTCTTCAGAGGCTGGAGACATTTCTGAAAAGAAAGCTGAAGAAATTTCTGAAAAGGAAGCTGAAAAAATTCCTGAAAAGGAAGCTGAATTGGTAGATGCTGAGGCTGCAGCCGGGCTTCCAGAGGAGGCTCCGGCCTCCCCGGTCCCAGAGGACGCAGCCGGGCTTCCAGAGGAGGCTCCGGCCTCCCCAGTCCCAGAGGACGCAGCGGGGCTTCCAGAGGAGGCTCCAGCCTCCCCCGTCCCAGAGGCTGCAGCGGGGCTTCCAGAAGAATGCCCCTCCTCCCCGGTCCCAGAGGCTGCAGCGGGGCTTCCAGAAGAGTGTCCGGCCTCCCCCGTCCCAGGGGATGCCTCCCCGGTCCCTGCCGAGGGCTCAGCGGGGCTTCCAGAAGAGTGTCCGGCCTCCCCGGTCCCAGAGGAAACAGCTGGGCTTCCAGAGGAGACTCCGGCCTCCCCGGTCCCTGCCGAGGGCTCGGCGGGGCTTCCAGAAGAGTGTCCGGCCTCCCCGGCCCCAGAAGATGCAGCTGGGCTTCCAGAAGAGGTTCCGGCCTCCCCGGTCCCTGCCGAGGCTGCGGTGGAGACCTCCAGCGCAGAGCCTGAGCCGAAGATCACCAATGCTTGCGTGGAGGAGACCACCGTGGCTGACCCTGAACCCACTCCGGAGCGGGAGAGCGCAGCGCTGGACCAGGCTGACGCCTGCAAAGAGGAGGCTGCTAACAGCAACCAGGCCGAAGGTACCACTGGGAACCCAAGTTCTGAGGAGAGCCCTGTGATAGAAGAAAGCCGCCCTCCCTTAGGCTCAGAACCCTCTGCCCAGCACGAGTCACAAGAAGAAACCGGAGTCACCGCAGAAGCGGCCTCACCCCAAGGCTGA